From the Halomonas meridiana genome, one window contains:
- a CDS encoding Lrp/AsnC ligand binding domain-containing protein, giving the protein MKPKNRTLDRIDLKILRCLQENARISYVDLASEVGLSTTPCLERVKRLERAGIIRGYQAILDPRALKANLLVFVEISLETQSPAVFDEFRRAVEKLPQIQECHLVSGQFDYILKCRIPEMAAYRQLLGDVVLTLPGVKESKSYVVMEEVKESFSLHIPDFEEFEDK; this is encoded by the coding sequence ATGAAACCAAAAAATAGAACGCTGGACCGTATCGACCTGAAAATTTTGCGCTGCCTGCAAGAGAACGCGCGCATCTCTTATGTAGACCTCGCGTCAGAGGTTGGGTTATCCACAACCCCTTGCCTAGAGCGCGTCAAGCGCCTGGAGCGTGCGGGAATCATTCGCGGCTATCAGGCCATTCTCGACCCTCGGGCACTCAAGGCGAACCTGCTGGTCTTCGTGGAAATTAGCCTGGAAACCCAGTCACCTGCCGTGTTCGACGAGTTTCGCCGTGCGGTGGAGAAGCTGCCGCAAATTCAGGAGTGCCATTTGGTCTCTGGGCAGTTCGACTACATTTTGAAGTGCCGCATTCCCGAAATGGCCGCGTATCGTCAGCTATTGGGCGATGTGGTGCTGACCCTGCCCGGCGTGAAAGAGTCGAAAAGCTACGTGGTGATGGAAGAGGTGAAGGAGAGCTTTAGCCTGCACATCCCCGACTTCGAGGAATTTGAGGATAAGTAA
- a CDS encoding molybdopterin-synthase adenylyltransferase MoeB: MMDDQALLRYSRQIMLPEVDIEGQERLRAAHALIIGAGGLGSPVALYLAAAGVGTITIADADHVELTNLQRQIAHHQASLGVNKARSAKERMQALNPECQVVAVEQHAEGEALTALVASADVVLDCTDRFSSRYAINAASQQAGVPLISGAAIRFSGQLAVFDPRDEACPCYACLYPPADSDDEALSCAESGVMAPLVGLIGCFQAVEAFKLLSGAGRTHQGLSTFDGLTGQWRHFQVPRDPACSVCSARA; encoded by the coding sequence ATGATGGACGACCAGGCGCTGCTGCGTTACAGCCGCCAAATCATGCTGCCTGAGGTGGACATTGAAGGGCAGGAGCGCTTGCGCGCTGCCCATGCGCTGATCATCGGTGCCGGTGGGCTGGGCTCGCCGGTGGCGCTCTATCTCGCGGCGGCGGGCGTAGGCACCATTACCATCGCCGATGCTGACCATGTCGAGCTAACCAATTTGCAGCGCCAAATTGCCCATCATCAGGCAAGCCTGGGGGTGAACAAAGCGCGTTCAGCCAAGGAGCGTATGCAGGCGCTCAATCCTGAGTGCCAGGTCGTGGCGGTAGAGCAGCACGCAGAAGGCGAAGCGCTCACTGCACTGGTGGCCTCGGCCGATGTGGTGCTGGACTGTACCGACCGTTTCTCCAGCCGCTATGCCATCAATGCCGCCTCCCAGCAGGCAGGCGTGCCGCTGATTTCCGGCGCGGCGATTCGCTTTTCGGGCCAGCTGGCGGTGTTCGACCCGCGTGATGAGGCGTGCCCTTGCTACGCCTGCCTCTACCCGCCAGCAGACAGCGACGACGAAGCGCTGAGCTGTGCAGAGAGCGGTGTCATGGCTCCGCTGGTAGGGCTGATTGGCTGCTTCCAGGCGGTGGAAGCGTTTAAGCTTTTAAGCGGCGCGGGGAGGACGCATCAAGGCTTATCTACCTTCGATGGTTTGACCGGCCAGTGGCGCCATTTTCAGGTGCCGAGAGACCCCGCCTGCTCGGTGTGTAGCGCCCGCGCATAA